In Bosea vestrisii, the following are encoded in one genomic region:
- the metH gene encoding methionine synthase: MSDYKPTPVDGAEIERALRQAASERILILDGAMGTQIQDLKLTEADFRGERFKGWNHDLKGNNDLIALTLPDALRDIHLAYYRAGADIVETNTFSGTSIAQADYGMEAIVYELNVECARLAREAAEIARKEDGRRRFVAGAIGPTNRTLSISPDVNNPGFRAVTFDQVRDSYAEQVRGLIDGGSELLLIETIFDTLNAKAAIVAIQEVFREKGMKLPVMISGTITDLSGRTLSGQTVEAFWNAVRHADPLTIGLNCALGAREMRAHIKDMSRVAGTLVCAYPNAGLPNEFGLYDERPEATAKMLGEFADAGFVNMVGGCCGTTPDHIRAIAEAVAGKAPRSVPEPKPYLRLAGLEPFTLDETIPFVNIGERTNVTGSAKFRKLVTAGDFAAALDVARDQVANGAQVIDINMDEGLLDSEKAMTEFCNLIASEPDISRVPIMVDSSKFHVIEAGLKTIQGKPIVNSISMKEGEEAFLEHARICRQYGAAVVVMAFDETGQADTYQRKIEICTRAYKLLTEQAGFPPEDIIFDPNIFAVATGIEEHDNYGNDFINATRTIRETLPHAHISGGVSNLSFSFRGNEKVREAMHSVFLYHCIKVGMDMGIVNAGQLGSYDDLDPELRELCEDVVLNRRKDSTERLLDAAPRFKGDGSAAVSGKDLAWRETDVHERLKHALVNGITEFIDRDTEEARTQAEKPLHVIEGPLMAGMNVVGDLFGAGKMFLPQVVKSARVMKQAVAYLMPYMEEEKRLNGGGERSAAGKVLMATVKGDVHDIGKNIVGVVLQCNNYEVIDLGVMVPTQKILDTARKEKVDIIGLSGLITPSLDEMVTVASEMEREGFDIPLLIGGATTSRVHTAVKIHPAYERGQTVYVTDASRAVGVVSSLLSQEQKGPYVEGIQAEYEKVAAAHRRSEADKQRLPLAKARANAFKPDWTSYQPPKPTFLGTRVFRTYDLAELVPLIDWTPFFQTWELKGRYPAILEDEKQGEAARALWDDAQAMLKRVVEERWFNPKAVVGFWPANAVGDDIRLYTGESRQETLATFHGLRQQLSKRDGKPNMCISDFIAPEGIERPDYVGAFVVTSGAEEERISEKFARDNDDYRSIMVKALADRIAEAFAERMHQRVRTEFWAYAPDESYSNEDLIREEYQGIRPAPGYPAQPDHTEKASLFELLQAERRVGVKLTESYAMWPGSSVSGLYLSHPEAYYFGVAKVERDQAEDYAVRKGMDIREVERWLSPILNYEPSAYAEAAE, translated from the coding sequence ATGTCCGACTACAAGCCCACTCCCGTCGACGGCGCCGAGATCGAGCGCGCCCTGCGCCAGGCCGCCTCCGAACGCATCCTCATCCTCGATGGCGCGATGGGGACGCAGATCCAGGACCTGAAGCTGACCGAAGCCGATTTCCGCGGCGAGCGCTTCAAGGGCTGGAACCATGACCTCAAGGGCAATAACGACCTGATCGCCCTGACACTGCCCGACGCGCTGCGCGACATCCATCTCGCCTATTACCGGGCCGGCGCCGACATCGTCGAGACCAACACCTTCTCCGGTACATCGATCGCCCAGGCCGACTACGGCATGGAGGCGATCGTCTATGAGCTCAATGTCGAATGTGCCCGGCTCGCCCGCGAGGCCGCCGAGATCGCCCGCAAGGAGGACGGCCGGCGCCGTTTCGTCGCCGGCGCGATCGGCCCGACCAACCGCACGCTCTCGATCTCGCCCGACGTCAACAATCCCGGTTTCCGCGCCGTCACCTTCGATCAGGTGCGCGACTCCTATGCCGAGCAGGTGCGCGGGCTGATCGACGGCGGCTCGGAATTGCTGCTGATCGAGACGATCTTCGACACGCTCAACGCCAAGGCCGCGATCGTCGCGATCCAGGAGGTTTTTCGCGAGAAGGGCATGAAGCTGCCGGTGATGATCTCCGGCACGATCACCGATCTCTCCGGCCGCACGCTGTCCGGCCAGACGGTCGAGGCCTTCTGGAACGCGGTGCGCCATGCCGATCCGTTGACGATCGGCCTCAACTGCGCGCTCGGCGCACGCGAGATGCGCGCCCATATCAAGGACATGTCGCGCGTCGCCGGCACCCTGGTCTGTGCCTATCCCAATGCCGGCCTGCCCAACGAGTTTGGCCTCTATGACGAGCGGCCGGAAGCGACCGCCAAGATGCTGGGCGAGTTCGCCGATGCCGGCTTCGTCAACATGGTCGGCGGCTGCTGCGGCACCACGCCGGACCATATCCGCGCGATCGCGGAGGCCGTCGCCGGCAAGGCGCCGCGCAGCGTGCCGGAGCCGAAGCCTTATCTCAGGCTCGCCGGGCTCGAGCCGTTCACGCTCGACGAGACCATTCCTTTCGTCAATATCGGCGAGCGCACCAACGTCACCGGCTCGGCCAAGTTCCGCAAGCTGGTCACCGCCGGCGACTTCGCCGCCGCGCTCGATGTCGCGCGCGATCAGGTCGCCAATGGCGCGCAGGTGATCGACATCAACATGGATGAGGGCCTGCTCGATTCCGAGAAGGCAATGACCGAGTTCTGCAACCTGATCGCCTCGGAGCCGGACATCAGCCGCGTGCCGATCATGGTCGATTCCTCGAAATTCCATGTGATCGAGGCCGGCCTCAAGACGATCCAGGGCAAGCCGATCGTCAACTCGATCTCGATGAAGGAGGGCGAGGAAGCCTTCCTCGAGCATGCCCGCATCTGCCGGCAATATGGTGCGGCGGTCGTGGTCATGGCCTTCGACGAGACCGGCCAGGCCGACACCTACCAGCGCAAGATCGAGATCTGCACGCGGGCCTACAAGCTGCTGACCGAGCAGGCCGGCTTCCCGCCCGAGGACATCATCTTCGATCCGAACATCTTCGCGGTGGCGACCGGCATCGAGGAACACGACAACTACGGCAACGACTTTATCAACGCGACCCGCACCATCCGGGAGACGCTGCCGCACGCCCATATCTCAGGCGGCGTCTCGAACCTGTCCTTCTCGTTCCGCGGCAATGAGAAGGTCCGCGAGGCGATGCATTCGGTCTTCCTGTACCATTGCATCAAGGTCGGGATGGATATGGGCATCGTGAATGCCGGCCAGCTCGGCAGCTACGATGATCTCGATCCGGAATTGCGCGAGCTTTGCGAGGACGTCGTCCTCAACCGCCGCAAGGATTCGACCGAGCGCCTGCTCGATGCCGCTCCGCGTTTCAAGGGCGACGGCTCGGCGGCGGTCTCGGGCAAGGATCTCGCCTGGCGCGAGACCGATGTGCACGAGCGCCTCAAGCACGCGCTGGTCAATGGCATCACCGAGTTCATCGACCGCGACACCGAAGAGGCGCGCACTCAGGCCGAGAAGCCGCTTCATGTCATCGAAGGGCCGCTGATGGCCGGGATGAACGTCGTCGGTGACCTGTTCGGCGCTGGCAAGATGTTCCTGCCGCAGGTGGTGAAGTCGGCCCGCGTGATGAAGCAGGCGGTCGCCTATCTCATGCCGTACATGGAGGAGGAGAAGCGCCTCAACGGCGGCGGCGAGCGCTCGGCGGCCGGCAAGGTGCTGATGGCGACGGTGAAGGGCGATGTCCACGACATCGGCAAGAACATCGTCGGCGTCGTGCTCCAGTGCAATAATTACGAGGTGATCGACCTCGGCGTGATGGTGCCGACGCAGAAGATCCTCGACACGGCGCGCAAGGAGAAGGTCGATATCATCGGGCTCTCCGGCCTGATCACGCCCTCGCTCGACGAGATGGTCACCGTCGCCTCCGAGATGGAGCGCGAGGGCTTCGACATCCCGCTCTTGATCGGTGGGGCGACGACGAGCCGCGTCCACACCGCGGTGAAGATCCACCCGGCCTATGAACGCGGCCAGACGGTCTATGTCACCGACGCCTCGCGTGCGGTCGGCGTCGTCTCCAGCCTGCTCTCGCAGGAGCAGAAGGGGCCTTACGTCGAGGGCATCCAGGCCGAATACGAGAAGGTCGCAGCCGCGCATCGCCGCTCGGAGGCCGACAAGCAGCGCCTGCCGCTGGCGAAGGCCCGCGCCAATGCCTTCAAGCCGGACTGGACCAGTTACCAGCCGCCGAAGCCGACCTTCCTCGGCACGCGCGTCTTCCGGACCTATGATCTCGCGGAGCTCGTTCCGCTGATCGACTGGACGCCGTTCTTCCAGACCTGGGAGCTGAAGGGCCGGTACCCTGCGATCCTCGAGGACGAGAAGCAGGGCGAGGCGGCGCGCGCGCTCTGGGACGATGCGCAGGCGATGCTGAAACGCGTGGTCGAGGAACGCTGGTTCAATCCGAAGGCGGTTGTCGGCTTCTGGCCGGCGAACGCGGTCGGCGACGACATCCGCCTCTATACCGGCGAGAGCCGGCAGGAGACGCTCGCCACCTTCCACGGCCTGCGCCAGCAGCTCTCCAAGCGCGACGGCAAGCCGAACATGTGCATTTCCGACTTCATCGCGCCCGAAGGTATCGAGCGGCCCGATTATGTCGGTGCCTTCGTGGTGACGTCGGGCGCGGAGGAAGAGCGCATCTCGGAGAAATTCGCGCGCGACAATGACGATTACCGCTCGATCATGGTCAAGGCGCTGGCCGACCGCATTGCCGAAGCCTTTGCCGAGCGCATGCATCAGCGCGTGCGGACCGAATTCTGGGCCTATGCGCCGGACGAGAGCTACTCGAACGAGGACCTGATCCGCGAGGAATACCAGGGCATCCGCCCGGCGCCGGGCTATCCGGCCCAGCCGGATCATACCGAGAAGGCGTCCTTGTTCGAGCTGCTCCAGGCCGAGCGCCGCGTCGGCGTCAAGCTGACCGAGAGCTATGCGATGTGGCCGGGTTCCTCGGTCTCCGGCCTCTACCTCTCGCATCCGGAGGCCTACTATTTCGGCGTCGCCAAGGTCGAGCGCGACCAGGCCGAGGACTACGCGGTCCGCAAGGGCATGGACATCCGCGAGGTCGAGCGCTGGCTCTCGCCGATCCTGAACTACGAGCCGAGCGCTTATGCGGAGGCGGCGGAGTAG
- the metF gene encoding methylenetetrahydrofolate reductase [NAD(P)H]: MNAFRPSRHGSRRPRVSFEFFPPKNEEMEVNLWDSVRRLEPLGPAFVSVTYGAGGSTRERTHNTVKRMIDETGLKPAAHLTCVSASCAEVDDVIRSYWAAGVRHIVALRGDPAGGLGTTYEPHPEGYHQTSDLVEGIRKIGEFEVTVSAYPEKHPEAASLDADIDALKKKVDAGATRAITQFFFDNDVYFRYLDKVRASGIDIPILPGIVPVQNFKQTAGFARRTGASVPQWLADRFEGLEDDPATRRLVAAAVCAEQVLDLIDRGVSDLHFYTMNKADLVYAICHLVGLKPEKAQAQQVAAE, translated from the coding sequence ATGAACGCGTTCCGTCCCAGCCGCCACGGCTCGCGCCGCCCGCGCGTCTCCTTCGAGTTCTTCCCGCCGAAGAACGAGGAGATGGAGGTCAATCTCTGGGACAGCGTGCGCCGGCTGGAGCCGCTCGGTCCGGCGTTCGTCTCGGTGACCTATGGCGCCGGCGGCTCGACCCGCGAGCGCACCCACAACACCGTCAAGCGCATGATCGACGAGACGGGCCTGAAGCCGGCGGCGCATCTGACCTGCGTCTCCGCCTCCTGCGCCGAGGTCGACGACGTCATCCGTTCCTATTGGGCGGCGGGCGTGCGCCATATCGTGGCGCTGCGCGGCGATCCGGCCGGTGGGCTCGGTACCACCTATGAGCCGCACCCTGAGGGCTATCACCAGACCTCCGACCTGGTCGAAGGCATCCGCAAGATCGGCGAATTCGAGGTCACCGTCTCGGCCTATCCTGAGAAGCACCCGGAGGCGGCCTCGCTCGATGCCGACATCGATGCGCTCAAGAAGAAGGTCGATGCCGGCGCGACCCGGGCGATCACCCAGTTCTTCTTCGATAACGACGTCTATTTCCGCTATCTCGACAAGGTCCGTGCCAGCGGCATCGATATCCCGATCCTGCCCGGCATCGTGCCGGTGCAGAACTTCAAGCAGACCGCCGGCTTTGCCCGCCGGACCGGGGCGAGCGTGCCGCAATGGCTGGCCGACCGCTTCGAAGGGCTGGAGGACGACCCGGCGACGCGCCGGCTGGTCGCCGCCGCCGTCTGCGCCGAGCAGGTGCTCGACCTGATCGATCGCGGCGTCTCCGACCTGCATTTCTACACGATGAACAAGGCCGACCTGGTCTATGCGATCTGCCATCTCGTCGGCTTGAAGCCGGAGAAGGCGCAGGCGCAGCAGGTGGCGGCGGAGTAG
- a CDS encoding ArsR/SmtB family transcription factor: MTRPSHHSLPTLLSCLRAAGEETRLRILALLAEGELSVSDLTDILGQSQPRISRHLKLMAEAGLLRRSREGAFAFFRLDDGTAGGTLALTLARDLDPADPVLAADRERLTAVRASRAAAAQSYFANVAREWDQLRSLHVPDAAVEAAVEAAVGETPMQALLDLGTGTGRMLERLAPKAARAVGVDASHAMLAVARANLEKAGLSRVELRQGDIYALPFARGSFDLVIVHQVLHFLDDPARALREAAALLSPGGRLILVDFAPHEMEFLRTEHAHRRLGFEKDEIAAWFAEAGLDCDLAEEVTAPDGACGQLGVMLWRGRDRRLQGDFPIRQFDREVA; encoded by the coding sequence GTGACCCGTCCTTCCCATCATTCGCTGCCGACCTTGCTGTCCTGCCTGCGCGCGGCGGGCGAGGAAACGCGCCTGCGGATCCTGGCGTTGCTGGCGGAAGGCGAGCTCTCAGTCTCGGATCTCACCGACATTCTCGGCCAATCGCAGCCGCGCATCTCGCGCCATCTCAAGCTGATGGCCGAGGCCGGGCTGCTGCGCCGCTCGCGCGAGGGCGCCTTCGCCTTCTTCCGGCTCGACGACGGGACGGCGGGCGGTACGCTGGCGCTAACGCTCGCCCGCGATCTCGATCCCGCGGATCCTGTCCTGGCGGCCGACCGCGAGCGCCTCACGGCGGTGCGTGCTAGCCGGGCTGCGGCGGCGCAATCCTATTTCGCCAATGTCGCGCGTGAATGGGACCAGCTGCGCTCGCTGCACGTGCCGGACGCGGCCGTGGAAGCGGCCGTCGAGGCCGCTGTCGGCGAGACGCCGATGCAGGCGCTGCTCGATCTCGGCACCGGCACCGGGCGCATGCTCGAGCGGCTGGCGCCAAAGGCGGCGCGCGCGGTCGGCGTCGATGCCAGCCACGCCATGCTGGCGGTGGCGCGGGCCAACCTGGAGAAGGCAGGGCTGTCGCGGGTCGAGCTCCGGCAGGGCGACATCTATGCGCTGCCCTTCGCGCGCGGCTCCTTCGACCTGGTGATCGTGCACCAGGTCCTGCATTTCCTCGACGACCCGGCGCGCGCACTGCGCGAGGCGGCGGCACTGCTTTCGCCGGGCGGGCGGCTGATCCTGGTCGACTTTGCTCCGCACGAGATGGAATTCCTGCGCACCGAGCACGCCCATCGCCGTCTCGGCTTCGAGAAGGACGAGATCGCCGCCTGGTTCGCCGAGGCCGGCCTCGACTGCGATCTCGCCGAGGAGGTCACGGCTCCCGACGGGGCTTGCGGCCAGCTTGGCGTCATGCTCTGGCGCGGGCGCGACCGGCGCCTCCAGGGTGATTTTCCGATTCGTCAGTTCGATCGTGAGGTTGCGTGA
- a CDS encoding type II toxin-antitoxin system VapB family antitoxin gives MSLSIKDPEAHRLAQAISHATGESMTRVVTEALRERWNKIERQKGRASVEELLQIAERAAGHVKRPYADHADLLYDESGIPK, from the coding sequence ATGAGTCTCAGCATCAAAGATCCCGAAGCCCATCGCCTTGCCCAGGCGATCTCTCATGCCACGGGCGAAAGCATGACCCGTGTCGTGACCGAAGCCTTGCGGGAACGCTGGAACAAAATCGAACGGCAAAAGGGGCGCGCAAGCGTCGAGGAGCTTCTGCAGATTGCCGAACGCGCCGCCGGCCATGTGAAGCGCCCATATGCCGACCACGCGGACCTGCTTTATGATGAGAGCGGTATCCCGAAATGA
- a CDS encoding type II toxin-antitoxin system VapC family toxin translates to MIVDTSALVAILYREPEAEAFVKRIHAAETSRISVANYVELSMVVEHQLGPEGMRQAEAFFRRAGIIIEPVSVDHGDLARQAFLDFGKGRHRAGLNFGDCFAYALAKASGEPLLFKGNDFSQTDIAAA, encoded by the coding sequence ATGATCGTCGATACATCTGCGCTCGTCGCGATCCTTTATCGCGAGCCCGAAGCTGAAGCCTTCGTCAAGCGCATCCACGCGGCCGAAACCAGCCGGATCAGCGTTGCGAACTATGTCGAGCTATCGATGGTCGTCGAACATCAGCTTGGCCCCGAGGGGATGCGCCAAGCCGAAGCGTTCTTCCGGCGTGCAGGGATCATCATCGAGCCGGTGTCCGTGGATCATGGTGATCTGGCGCGTCAGGCTTTCCTCGATTTCGGCAAGGGGCGCCACCGGGCGGGACTGAATTTCGGCGATTGTTTTGCCTATGCCCTCGCGAAAGCGAGCGGAGAACCTTTGCTCTTCAAGGGCAATGATTTCTCACAGACCGACATTGCGGCGGCGTAA